Proteins encoded together in one Campylobacter peloridis LMG 23910 window:
- the radA gene encoding DNA repair protein RadA, protein MAKKQILFECQACGNQQSKWLGKCPECGSWDSFIELKQEQIKILKQLNTQKAQSAICIQDVQIEEFQRVSTKDNELDLVLGGGLVVGSLVLIGGTPGVGKSTLLLKIASNLAKNEKKVLYVSGEESKAQIKLRANRLDANDKNLFLLTELCLEDILNELLNKDYEILIIDSIQTIYSNKIASAAGSITQVREITFELMRFCKAKNISTFIIGHITKDGSIAGPRILEHMVDVVLYFEGDANKEIRILRGFKNRFGNISEVGIFEMTYKGLISAKDISNRFFTRTKSVSGSALSVIMEGSRALILEIQALVCESSYPKRSATGYEKNRLDMLIALLERKLEIPLGRYDVFINVSGGVKINETAADLAVVAAIISSFKNRPLSKDSIFIGELSLNGEIKEVFSLDARLKEAKMQNFKNAILPNKPMEDIGLKCFVAKELKEVLEWM, encoded by the coding sequence ATGGCTAAAAAACAAATTTTATTTGAATGTCAAGCATGTGGAAATCAGCAAAGCAAATGGCTTGGTAAATGTCCAGAATGTGGATCTTGGGATAGTTTTATAGAATTAAAACAAGAGCAAATTAAAATTCTAAAACAATTAAACACGCAAAAAGCTCAAAGTGCAATTTGCATACAAGATGTCCAAATTGAAGAATTTCAAAGAGTAAGCACTAAAGATAATGAGCTTGATTTGGTTTTAGGTGGCGGGCTTGTTGTTGGATCTTTGGTATTAATAGGAGGAACTCCAGGAGTTGGCAAATCAACTCTTTTGTTAAAAATTGCTTCAAATTTAGCAAAAAATGAAAAAAAAGTATTATATGTAAGTGGCGAAGAAAGCAAAGCACAAATAAAACTTCGTGCAAATCGTTTAGATGCAAATGATAAGAATTTGTTTTTATTGACTGAGCTTTGTTTAGAAGATATTTTAAATGAACTTTTAAATAAAGATTATGAAATTTTAATAATAGATTCAATACAGACTATATATTCAAACAAAATTGCTTCAGCAGCTGGAAGTATAACTCAAGTAAGAGAAATTACATTTGAGCTTATGCGTTTTTGTAAAGCAAAAAATATAAGCACTTTTATAATAGGCCATATAACAAAAGATGGATCCATAGCAGGCCCTAGAATTTTAGAGCATATGGTAGATGTGGTTCTTTATTTTGAAGGTGATGCAAATAAAGAAATAAGAATTTTAAGAGGTTTTAAAAATCGTTTTGGAAATATAAGTGAGGTTGGTATTTTTGAAATGACTTACAAAGGCTTAATAAGCGCAAAAGATATTTCAAATAGATTTTTTACAAGAACAAAATCAGTAAGCGGAAGTGCATTAAGTGTGATTATGGAAGGATCTCGCGCTTTGATTTTAGAAATTCAAGCTTTAGTTTGTGAGAGTTCTTATCCAAAAAGAAGTGCAACAGGATATGAAAAAAATCGCTTAGATATGCTTATAGCTTTGCTTGAGAGAAAGCTTGAAATTCCACTTGGTAGATATGATGTTTTTATAAATGTAAGTGGTGGAGTTAAAATCAATGAAACTGCCGCTGATTTAGCTGTGGTAGCGGCTATAATCTCAAGCTTTAAAAATAGACCATTAAGTAAAGATAGTATTTTTATAGGTGAGCTTAGTTTAAATGGTGAGATAAAAGAGGTTTTTTCGCTTGATGCAAGATTAAAAGAAGCTAAAATGCAAAATTTTAAAAATGCCATTTTACCAAATAAACCTATGGAAGATATAGGCTTGAAATGTTTTGTAGCAAAGGAATTAAAAGAAGTATTAGAATGGATGTAA
- a CDS encoding TlpA family protein disulfide reductase: protein MKIKILITSLIIFIFFNACSNEKENTHDDGNNQASLSQSENVNFTLKFLDGRKLFIKTNNQNFYFDDTSKAKLFVFFTTWCAPCKVEIPHLNNLYQKYKDRFEVIALSLEENKEQEMFEFIQEYKIAYPVAIGENNFIFSKILNVGAIPTMVLFNAKGEKVKEYLGVIPEEMLDVDIQKAIL from the coding sequence TTGAAAATTAAAATTTTAATTACAAGTTTAATCATTTTCATTTTTTTTAATGCTTGCTCAAATGAAAAAGAAAACACACATGATGATGGAAATAATCAAGCAAGTTTATCGCAAAGCGAAAATGTAAATTTTACTTTAAAATTTTTAGATGGTAGAAAATTATTTATAAAAACAAATAATCAAAATTTTTATTTTGATGATACTTCTAAGGCAAAATTATTTGTTTTTTTTACAACTTGGTGTGCTCCTTGTAAGGTTGAAATTCCCCACTTGAATAATTTATATCAAAAATATAAAGATAGATTTGAAGTAATTGCTCTTTCTTTAGAAGAGAATAAAGAACAAGAAATGTTTGAATTTATACAAGAGTATAAAATTGCTTACCCTGTAGCAATTGGGGAGAATAATTTTATTTTTTCTAAAATTTTAAATGTTGGAGCTATTCCTACTATGGTTTTGTTTAATGCAAAGGGTGAAAAAGTAAAAGAGTATTTAGGTGTAATTCCTGAAGAAATGCTTGATGTTGACATACAAAAGGCTATTTTATAA
- a CDS encoding F0F1 ATP synthase subunit C, producing MKKIVILMLALSGFAFAAEGSMNQWLASFSILAAGLGLGVAALGGAIGMGNTAAATIAGTARNPGLGGKLMTTMFIALAMIEAQVIYALVIALIALYANPFQALVAA from the coding sequence ATGAAAAAAATCGTAATTTTAATGCTAGCTTTAAGCGGATTTGCATTTGCAGCTGAAGGTTCTATGAATCAATGGTTAGCATCATTTTCAATTTTAGCAGCTGGTTTAGGACTTGGTGTTGCTGCTTTAGGTGGAGCTATCGGTATGGGTAATACTGCTGCAGCTACTATCGCAGGAACTGCTAGAAATCCAGGACTTGGTGGTAAATTAATGACAACTATGTTCATTGCTTTAGCGATGATTGAAGCACAAGTTATATATGCACTTGTTATTGCACTTATTGCTTTATATGCTAATCCATTTCAAGCATTAGTTGCAGCTTAA
- a CDS encoding dihydroorotase, subgroup IIa has translation MIIKHAKIYGEEQVDLRIKDGKIIEIGSILQSDDCDVLDLQGKTLLPSFIDLNVSLCDDSFSVDNLCYLEKSCLQGGVGTIVLRDSLLDANTQFYMLYFDKLKSFKITILPTIKAVNNEGKLKDISILLDNGAKGLEIQSSLGSNLLRQSMQYASMKNSIVFLKCFDENFDDHGVMNDGKTSFELGLIGISDIAEISEVAKMKQIVQFYKNKASFDCLGIKKSFEILKDDFSEISIHHLIKSEDACENFNTQAKILPPLRAKEELDDLQKMLKNQEISFLSSLHSPKTNKNLAFDEAGFGIDSINSYASLCFTYFVDNKILNWRELCDLTSFNQAKFLGLNKGKIEVGYDADLIIFDENISTKGKGLYKNDTLKGKVKKHLINGEVFSF, from the coding sequence ATGATTATTAAACATGCAAAAATTTATGGTGAAGAGCAAGTTGATCTTAGAATTAAAGATGGTAAGATTATAGAAATTGGCAGTATTTTACAAAGTGATGATTGTGATGTTCTTGACTTACAGGGTAAAACTTTACTTCCTTCTTTTATTGATTTAAATGTTAGTTTATGTGATGATAGTTTTAGTGTTGATAATCTATGTTATTTAGAAAAATCATGCTTACAAGGTGGGGTTGGAACTATTGTCTTAAGAGATAGCTTATTAGATGCAAACACTCAATTTTATATGCTTTATTTTGATAAATTAAAATCTTTTAAAATTACTATACTTCCTACAATTAAAGCTGTTAATAACGAAGGCAAATTAAAAGATATTTCTATTTTATTGGATAATGGTGCTAAAGGCTTAGAAATTCAAAGTAGTTTAGGTTCAAATTTATTAAGGCAAAGTATGCAATATGCAAGTATGAAAAATAGCATAGTTTTTTTAAAATGTTTTGATGAAAATTTTGATGATCATGGTGTTATGAATGATGGAAAAACAAGTTTTGAATTAGGACTTATAGGAATTAGTGATATAGCTGAAATTAGTGAAGTAGCAAAAATGAAGCAAATTGTACAATTTTATAAAAATAAAGCAAGTTTTGATTGTTTGGGTATAAAAAAATCTTTTGAAATTTTAAAAGATGATTTTAGTGAAATTTCTATACATCATCTTATTAAAAGCGAAGATGCGTGTGAGAATTTTAATACTCAAGCTAAAATTTTACCACCATTAAGGGCAAAAGAAGAACTTGATGATTTACAAAAAATGTTAAAAAATCAAGAGATTAGTTTTTTAAGTTCATTACATTCTCCAAAAACAAATAAAAATTTAGCATTTGATGAGGCAGGATTTGGGATTGATAGTATAAATTCATATGCTAGTTTATGTTTTACTTATTTCGTAGATAATAAAATTTTAAATTGGAGAGAACTTTGTGATCTTACAAGTTTTAATCAAGCTAAATTTTTGGGATTAAATAAAGGAAAAATAGAAGTAGGTTATGATGCAGACTTGATTATTTTTGATGAAAATATTTCTACCAAAGGTAAAGGCCTATATAAAAACGATACCTTAAAAGGTAAGGTCAAAAAACACTTAATAAACGGGGAAGTTTTTAGCTTTTAG
- a CDS encoding F0F1 ATP synthase subunit A: MKDLFLFSSFIDSSHTFAYFFHLGIVVVISILLAKLATSSMQIVPRGSQNLAEAYMEGILSMGRDTMGSEEAARKYLPLVATIGFIVFFSNLIGIIPGFEAPSASLNFSASLAIIVFFYYHFEGIRTQGFFKYFAHFMGPVKILAPLMFPIEVVSHISRVISLSFRLFGNIKGDDLFLAVILALVPWIAPLPAYMLLTFMAFLQSFIFMILTYVYLAGATVVDEHH, from the coding sequence ATGAAAGATTTATTTTTGTTTAGTTCTTTTATTGATTCTAGTCATACTTTTGCTTATTTTTTTCATTTAGGTATAGTGGTTGTTATTTCTATACTTTTAGCAAAACTTGCAACAAGCTCTATGCAAATTGTTCCAAGAGGAAGTCAAAACTTAGCAGAAGCTTATATGGAAGGTATATTGAGTATGGGAAGAGATACTATGGGAAGCGAAGAAGCTGCAAGAAAATATCTTCCTTTGGTAGCAACTATAGGTTTTATAGTCTTTTTTAGTAATTTAATTGGTATTATTCCAGGTTTTGAAGCTCCTAGTGCTAGTTTAAATTTTAGTGCATCTTTAGCTATTATTGTATTTTTTTATTATCATTTTGAAGGTATAAGAACTCAAGGTTTTTTTAAGTATTTTGCCCATTTTATGGGTCCTGTTAAAATTTTAGCTCCATTGATGTTTCCTATAGAGGTAGTTTCTCATATTTCAAGAGTTATATCTTTATCATTTCGTTTATTTGGAAATATAAAAGGTGATGACTTATTTTTAGCTGTTATTTTAGCTTTAGTTCCTTGGATAGCACCACTTCCTGCTTATATGCTTTTAACTTTTATGGCCTTTTTACAATCTTTTATATTTATGATTTTAACTTATGTTTATTTAGCTGGTGCAACTGTTGTTGATGAACATCATTAA
- the ftsY gene encoding signal recognition particle-docking protein FtsY, with protein MFSFLKNGLKKTLENINLVKANNKKITKELLEEMLLEADVAYEIVEEIIYYLPPSDEVKKEDLKRVMSAYFIYDQKEFKDYKPFVDLIIGVNGAGKTTTIAKLANLYKNQGQKVILGACDTFRAGAIEQLRIWSEKIGVDIVLTSQGHDPSAVAYDSISKAIAKSYDRVLLDTAGRLQNQKNLANELDKIVRISNKALENAPHRKILILDGTTGNAGILQAKAFNELVKLDGVIITKLDGTAKGGALFSIARELELPIFYIGIGEKMEDICEFNANDYLDTILDPMFE; from the coding sequence ATGTTTAGTTTTTTAAAAAATGGTTTAAAAAAAACTTTAGAAAATATAAATTTAGTAAAAGCAAATAACAAAAAAATAACAAAAGAACTCTTAGAAGAAATGCTATTAGAAGCTGATGTTGCTTATGAGATTGTAGAAGAGATAATTTATTATTTACCGCCAAGTGATGAGGTAAAAAAAGAAGATTTAAAAAGAGTGATGAGTGCGTATTTTATATACGATCAAAAAGAATTTAAAGACTATAAGCCTTTTGTTGATTTGATTATAGGGGTAAATGGAGCTGGCAAAACCACTACCATAGCAAAACTTGCAAATTTATATAAAAATCAAGGCCAAAAAGTAATCTTAGGAGCTTGCGATACTTTTAGAGCCGGAGCTATCGAACAACTTAGAATTTGGTCTGAAAAAATAGGAGTTGATATAGTTTTAACTTCTCAAGGACACGATCCATCAGCAGTTGCTTATGATAGTATTTCTAAAGCTATTGCAAAATCATACGATAGAGTTTTATTAGATACTGCTGGACGCTTACAAAATCAAAAAAATTTAGCAAACGAACTTGATAAAATAGTAAGAATTTCAAACAAAGCTTTAGAAAATGCTCCTCATAGAAAGATTTTAATACTTGATGGAACTACTGGTAATGCGGGGATTTTACAAGCTAAAGCTTTTAATGAGCTTGTAAAATTAGATGGAGTGATTATCACAAAGCTTGATGGAACCGCAAAAGGTGGAGCTTTATTTAGCATAGCAAGGGAATTAGAGCTTCCTATATTTTATATAGGAATAGGGGAGAAAATGGAAGATATTTGCGAATTTAATGCAAATGATTATCTAGATACCATTTTAGATCCTATGTTTGAATAA
- a CDS encoding DUF2147 domain-containing protein, with protein MDVIRYLFLCFIINFSYANITGYYILEKDENNKQAIVEIFKYKDKYYAYALGYSDKSYGKYKNTIFMWNLEQIKQNNFDNGKILNIKNNKIYDIKLVNNKDYLSIKIKIIFGPTLKWKKISNDEFDKYGFIRPDINKMINGFLKVNDE; from the coding sequence ATGGATGTAATTAGATATTTGTTTTTATGTTTTATTATAAATTTTTCTTATGCAAATATAACAGGTTATTATATTTTAGAAAAAGATGAAAACAATAAGCAAGCTATAGTCGAGATTTTTAAATATAAAGATAAATACTATGCTTATGCTTTAGGATATAGTGATAAAAGTTATGGCAAATACAAAAACACTATATTTATGTGGAATTTAGAACAAATCAAACAAAATAATTTTGATAATGGAAAAATATTAAATATAAAAAATAATAAAATTTATGATATAAAATTAGTTAATAATAAAGATTATTTAAGTATAAAAATAAAAATCATATTTGGACCCACATTAAAATGGAAAAAAATTTCTAATGATGAATTTGATAAATATGGATTTATTAGGCCTGATATAAATAAAATGATAAATGGTTTTTTAAAGGTAAATGATGAATGA
- a CDS encoding NAD(P)H-dependent glycerol-3-phosphate dehydrogenase, which produces MKIAVIGAGKWGSAIYDALSVNNSCLITSFHQKAVPNFVNIKEALECEFLVFALSTQGIRSYLRENFENKKQKILIASKGIETNTCQFLDEIFLEFVDKEQICVLSGPSFASEVMQKLPCALVINAYNQQNAKEFASFFPNYIKTYVGDDVRGAEICGAYKNVLAIASGVCDGLSLGNNARASLISRGLIEMHRFGKFFGAKEETFLGLSGAGDLFLTASSTLSRNYRVGLDLAKNKPLSEILKGLGEVAEGVQTAFAINTLAKKHKIYTPIVHEVVLMLEGKKAQECLVDLMLPKEIS; this is translated from the coding sequence ATGAAAATAGCAGTCATTGGTGCAGGAAAATGGGGTAGTGCGATTTATGATGCTTTGAGTGTGAATAATTCTTGCCTTATTACTTCCTTTCACCAAAAAGCTGTGCCAAATTTTGTAAATATTAAAGAGGCTTTAGAGTGTGAATTCTTAGTGTTTGCTTTAAGTACTCAAGGTATAAGATCTTATTTAAGAGAGAATTTTGAAAATAAAAAACAAAAAATTCTCATTGCTTCAAAGGGTATAGAAACTAATACTTGTCAATTTTTAGATGAAATTTTTTTAGAATTTGTAGATAAAGAGCAAATTTGTGTTTTAAGCGGGCCATCTTTTGCAAGTGAAGTGATGCAAAAATTACCTTGTGCTTTAGTTATAAATGCGTATAACCAACAAAATGCTAAAGAATTTGCTAGTTTTTTTCCAAATTATATTAAAACTTATGTGGGCGATGATGTAAGAGGAGCAGAAATTTGTGGAGCTTATAAAAATGTTTTAGCTATTGCTAGTGGAGTTTGTGATGGACTTAGTCTTGGTAATAATGCAAGAGCTTCTTTAATTTCAAGAGGGCTTATAGAAATGCATAGGTTTGGTAAATTTTTTGGTGCAAAAGAAGAAACATTTTTAGGTTTAAGCGGAGCAGGAGATTTGTTTTTAACTGCTTCTAGCACTTTATCAAGAAATTATAGAGTTGGGCTGGATTTAGCTAAAAATAAACCTTTAAGCGAAATTTTAAAAGGACTTGGCGAAGTTGCAGAAGGCGTTCAAACTGCGTTTGCAATTAATACCTTAGCAAAAAAACACAAAATTTATACCCCTATAGTTCATGAGGTTGTTTTAATGCTTGAAGGAAAAAAAGCTCAAGAATGTCTTGTAGATTTAATGTTACCAAAGGAGATTTCATGA
- a CDS encoding sodium-dependent transporter, whose amino-acid sequence MNEKFSKIGFVLAVAGSAVGLGNAWKFPTLVGQNGGSAFVLLYLILTLGVGFVIFLAELSIGKLSEKDPVNAYYNLAPKYKRAWSIVGFSMIGAILIVSFYSVIIGWIVKYAYLGFFPLPKNIEESGVIFTNLLSKDVLSQFICFTFVFVIIFYVVSKGVKSGIEKLNVWMMPSLFILLILMLGYSFSMDGFSKASEFLFSPDFSKLGVGAFLSALGLACFSLSIGVGSIITYSASLSDKTNFISSTINIIIINIIIGIMMGLIVFTFIFEFNGNPAQQGPGLIFVSLMSLFSNIDPVGFLPLGNILAIAFFIALFFAGITSAVSMIEPLTFYLINSFNFSRKKALLLIGIIVYVLGSLCILSGIEWSKDSLVIFGKSFFDALDYLASNLMMPLGGLFGALFVGFVLKKEALQTLFGPYMKGMFFEIWYFFVRYISPLAVIFIMIKQLFF is encoded by the coding sequence ATGAATGAAAAATTTTCTAAAATAGGTTTTGTCTTAGCTGTGGCAGGTTCTGCTGTTGGACTTGGAAATGCTTGGAAGTTTCCAACCTTAGTAGGGCAAAATGGAGGTTCAGCCTTTGTGCTTTTATATTTAATCTTAACTTTAGGTGTAGGTTTTGTGATTTTTTTAGCTGAGCTTAGTATAGGAAAACTTAGTGAAAAAGATCCTGTTAATGCATATTATAATTTAGCGCCAAAATATAAAAGAGCATGGTCGATTGTTGGATTTTCTATGATAGGTGCAATTTTGATTGTTTCTTTTTATAGTGTGATTATAGGCTGGATTGTAAAATATGCTTATTTAGGTTTTTTTCCTTTACCAAAAAACATAGAAGAAAGTGGTGTTATTTTTACAAATTTACTTTCTAAAGATGTTTTATCGCAGTTTATTTGTTTTACCTTTGTTTTTGTAATAATTTTTTATGTGGTATCAAAAGGAGTAAAAAGCGGTATAGAAAAACTCAATGTTTGGATGATGCCAAGTTTGTTTATCTTGCTTATTTTGATGCTTGGATATTCTTTTAGCATGGATGGTTTTTCTAAAGCTAGTGAGTTTTTGTTTTCACCTGATTTTTCTAAACTTGGAGTAGGGGCGTTTTTAAGTGCTTTAGGACTTGCTTGTTTTTCTTTATCTATTGGGGTGGGTTCGATTATAACCTATTCTGCAAGTTTATCTGATAAGACAAATTTTATTAGCAGCACTATAAATATTATTATTATAAATATTATTATTGGCATTATGATGGGGCTTATTGTTTTTACTTTTATTTTTGAATTTAATGGCAATCCTGCTCAACAAGGTCCAGGTTTGATTTTTGTATCTTTAATGAGTTTATTTTCAAATATCGATCCAGTTGGATTTTTACCTTTAGGAAATATTTTAGCTATAGCCTTTTTTATAGCTTTATTTTTTGCCGGGATTACTTCTGCAGTATCTATGATAGAGCCTTTAACTTTTTATTTAATAAATTCTTTTAACTTTTCTCGTAAAAAAGCTTTGTTGTTAATAGGTATTATAGTTTATGTATTAGGAAGTTTATGTATATTATCAGGTATTGAATGGAGTAAAGATTCTTTGGTAATTTTTGGAAAAAGTTTTTTTGATGCACTTGATTATTTAGCTTCTAATTTAATGATGCCTTTGGGTGGACTTTTTGGTGCTTTATTTGTTGGTTTTGTGCTTAAAAAAGAAGCTTTACAAACTTTATTTGGTCCTTACATGAAAGGTATGTTT
- a CDS encoding phytoene desaturase family protein, which produces MNDFDIVIIGSGLGGLCAGAYLAKNGKKVLILEQHFLIGGCATCFKRKGILIDAGLHEMDFGDFKTDMKHIIFKKLGLDKKIKFIKLPSAWSIKSKNYNLTLPHGIENAKAILKQEFPQECKGIDKYFDSIKLQAYAVRRFPWDMNFLELFLYPFTTAWIFLKNKIMNKKVDEVLNSFIKDKKLKKILNANLGYYHHDSKEFIFSFHAIAQKHYYDSGVYIKGGSQSLSDALANIIKENNGEVLTKAEVVKILTKDNFAYGVEYIKDNKKIEIFADKIIANCDPLIVYKDLLKNLNLQNEINFLNSKKRACSLISAYFIYDKNISDIYKDMDYCNFIFNDEFFDIDETNMLKIDLKKRPMAFVNYSKIDNGLSNDNDKFLGVVAISSNYDEWNLSKDEYENKKDEVLNSIIKRLDEIFPNLSSYLIHKELATPKTIQRYTKAYEGTIYGFSQDKEGSKYRLNYKSDIIKNLYFANAFIFPGGGFTGAIIGGYFCANKILKE; this is translated from the coding sequence ATGAATGATTTTGATATAGTGATTATAGGATCAGGACTTGGAGGCTTATGTGCTGGAGCGTATTTAGCTAAAAATGGTAAAAAAGTTTTGATTTTAGAACAACATTTTTTAATAGGTGGATGTGCAACTTGTTTTAAAAGAAAAGGCATTTTGATAGATGCGGGACTTCACGAGATGGATTTTGGAGATTTTAAAACAGATATGAAGCATATAATATTTAAAAAATTAGGCTTAGATAAAAAAATAAAATTTATAAAATTACCAAGCGCTTGGAGTATTAAAAGTAAAAACTATAATTTAACATTGCCTCATGGTATAGAAAATGCAAAAGCTATATTAAAGCAAGAATTTCCACAAGAATGTAAAGGCATAGATAAATATTTCGACTCTATCAAGCTTCAAGCTTATGCGGTTAGAAGATTTCCTTGGGATATGAATTTTTTAGAACTTTTTTTATATCCATTTACAACTGCTTGGATTTTTTTAAAAAATAAAATTATGAATAAAAAAGTAGATGAAGTTTTAAATTCTTTCATTAAAGACAAAAAATTAAAAAAAATATTAAATGCAAATTTAGGTTATTATCATCACGATAGCAAGGAATTTATATTTAGTTTTCATGCTATTGCTCAAAAGCATTATTATGATAGTGGTGTTTATATAAAAGGCGGTTCTCAAAGCTTAAGCGATGCTTTAGCTAATATAATAAAAGAAAATAATGGAGAAGTATTAACAAAGGCTGAAGTTGTAAAAATACTCACAAAAGATAATTTTGCTTATGGAGTAGAATATATAAAAGATAATAAAAAAATAGAAATTTTTGCTGATAAAATCATAGCAAATTGTGATCCTTTGATAGTTTATAAAGATTTGCTAAAGAATTTAAATTTGCAAAATGAAATAAATTTTTTAAATTCCAAAAAAAGAGCTTGTTCTTTAATAAGTGCTTATTTTATATATGATAAAAATATTTCTGATATTTATAAGGATATGGATTATTGTAATTTTATTTTTAATGATGAATTTTTTGATATAGATGAAACAAATATGCTAAAAATAGATTTGAAAAAGCGTCCTATGGCTTTTGTGAATTATTCTAAAATAGATAATGGTTTAAGTAATGATAATGACAAATTTTTAGGCGTTGTGGCGATTAGTTCTAATTATGATGAATGGAATTTATCAAAAGATGAATATGAAAATAAAAAAGATGAAGTTTTAAATTCTATCATAAAAAGATTAGATGAAATTTTTCCAAATTTAAGTTCTTATTTAATACATAAAGAATTAGCCACTCCAAAGACTATACAAAGATATACAAAAGCTTATGAAGGAACGATTTATGGATTTTCTCAAGATAAGGAAGGAAGTAAATATCGTTTAAATTATAAAAGCGATATTATAAAAAATTTATATTTTGCAAATGCTTTTATATTTCCAGGTGGTGGATTTACTGGTGCTATTATAGGTGGATATTTTTGTGCAAATAAAATTCTTAAAGAATAA
- the gatB gene encoding Asp-tRNA(Asn)/Glu-tRNA(Gln) amidotransferase subunit GatB — protein sequence MFEVVIGLEVHAQLNTKTKIFCSCATSFGEKANTNVCPTCLALPGALPVLNEEAVKKAIYFGKAVNATINKKSIFNRKNYFYPDLPKAYQISQFDIPIVENGELFININGENKRIGITRAHLEEDAGKNIHEGAYSKVDLNRAGTPLLEIVSEPELRSSDEAVAYLKKLHSIIRFLDISDANMQEGSFRCDANVSIRPKGDTKLYTRVEIKNLNSFRFIQKAIDYEVMRQSQAWEDGIYDKEVVQETRLFDTTNLVTRSMRGKEDSAEYRYFPDPDLLPVLLDDDMLDAKIPELPDEKKAKFINELGIKESDSEVLISSLELCKYFEYLISQNLNPKLCVTWLTTELMGLLKGELTIENSPVKQEKLALLIKRIQEGIISAKAAKDILAYVFENTQVDIDEAIEKLGLKQVSDDGAIEKIIDEILKSNEDKVAEYKSGKDKLFGFFVGQTMKAGKGAFNPAKVNEILKAKLG from the coding sequence ATGTTTGAAGTAGTTATTGGACTTGAAGTTCATGCACAATTAAATACCAAAACCAAGATCTTTTGCTCTTGCGCTACTTCTTTTGGGGAAAAAGCAAATACCAATGTATGCCCTACATGTTTGGCATTACCAGGTGCTTTGCCTGTATTAAACGAAGAAGCGGTTAAAAAAGCTATATATTTTGGAAAAGCAGTTAATGCTACTATAAATAAAAAAAGTATTTTCAATAGAAAAAATTATTTCTATCCTGATTTGCCTAAAGCTTATCAAATTTCACAATTTGATATTCCTATTGTAGAAAATGGGGAGTTGTTTATAAATATAAATGGAGAAAACAAACGCATAGGCATAACAAGGGCTCATTTAGAAGAAGATGCGGGTAAGAATATACATGAGGGTGCTTATTCTAAAGTGGATCTAAATAGAGCAGGCACCCCTTTGCTTGAGATAGTTAGTGAGCCAGAGCTTAGAAGTTCTGATGAGGCTGTTGCGTATCTTAAAAAACTTCATTCTATTATAAGATTTTTGGATATTTCTGATGCAAATATGCAAGAAGGAAGCTTTAGATGTGATGCAAATGTAAGCATACGCCCAAAAGGAGATACCAAGCTTTACACAAGAGTTGAGATTAAAAATCTAAATTCTTTTCGTTTTATACAAAAAGCTATTGATTATGAAGTAATGCGTCAAAGTCAAGCTTGGGAAGATGGAATATATGATAAAGAAGTGGTGCAAGAAACACGCTTATTTGATACCACAAATTTGGTAACAAGAAGCATGAGAGGTAAGGAAGATTCTGCTGAGTATAGGTATTTTCCAGATCCTGATTTATTGCCTGTGCTTTTAGATGATGATATGTTAGATGCAAAAATTCCTGAGTTACCTGATGAGAAAAAAGCAAAATTTATCAATGAACTTGGAATCAAAGAAAGTGATAGTGAGGTTTTAATTTCATCTTTAGAGCTTTGTAAGTATTTTGAATATTTAATTTCGCAAAATTTAAATCCAAAACTATGCGTTACTTGGCTTACAACAGAGCTTATGGGCTTGTTAAAAGGCGAATTAACTATAGAAAATTCACCTGTTAAACAAGAAAAATTAGCTCTTTTAATCAAACGCATACAAGAGGGTATAATAAGTGCTAAAGCAGCTAAAGATATACTTGCTTATGTTTTTGAAAATACGCAAGTTGATATTGATGAGGCCATAGAAAAATTAGGTTTAAAACAAGTTAGTGATGATGGAGCTATAGAAAAAATCATTGATGAGATATTAAAATCTAATGAAGATAAAGTAGCTGAATACAAAAGCGGTAAAGATAAGCTTTTTGGATTTTTTGTTGGTCAAACTATGAAAGCAGGCAAGGGCGCGTTTAATCCTGCTAAAGTGAATGAAATTTTAAAAGCAAAACTTGGTTAA